From the genome of Mycoplasmopsis bovis PG45:
TTTTTATCGTCTATATCAATTGCAACAATATTTAGCCCCATTGCCTTTGCATATGATATTGCAAAATGGCCTAATCCCCCAATGCCTATAATTGCAACATAGTCTCCAACTTTTAATTCAGCTTGTTTAAGTGCTTTGTAACTAGTTACTCCTCCACACAAAATAGGAGCCCCAGATACAATATCTAGTTCTTTGGGAATAGGTAAAACATAATCTTCATGTCCAATTGTATATTCAGCAAAAGTTCCGGGTTTAACTAATGATGTTACAACCCTAGAAACACACAAAATTTCTTTTCCGCTTATGCAATATTCACATTGACCACAAGCACTATACATATAGCCAACACCAACTCTGTCACCAACTTTTATTTTGGTACAATTTGGCCCAACTTTTGTAACAATTCCTATTCCTTCATGCCCTGGAACCATTGGATAATTTGGCTGTCTAGGTCAGTCAAAATTTGCTATGTGTAAATCCGTATGACAAACACCGCTAGTTTCTAATTTAACTAAAACCTCATTATCAACTGGCTCAGGAATATCAATTAATTCAACACTATATTCCTTTGGAGCCTTAACAACAAAAGCTTTCATTTTATTCATATTTAAAACCTTCTCACTATTTTCATAATAATAATTAAATGATATTAAGTTGTCCATTTAAATTTTTAAATGTGGAAAGATTGACCCAATTTTTTTAGAGATTGTTGAGTATCAAAATATTAGATTAAATCAAAAATAAAAATAGATAGTGTCTCCATCTATCTATTACTTAAGTATCTATAAAACAATGATTTTGGTTGTTTTATTTTGTTTTACCAACAATGACTACTTTTCCTAAATAATCAAATATTTTGTCTATATCTTCAAATGTTTTGGCATTATCAAACATTGAGTTTAATAACGTCTTTAATTTTTTAAAATATTCCAAAACT
Proteins encoded in this window:
- a CDS encoding zinc-dependent alcohol dehydrogenase, which gives rise to MKAFVVKAPKEYSVELIDIPEPVDNEVLVKLETSGVCHTDLHIANFDWPRQPNYPMVPGHEGIGIVTKVGPNCTKIKVGDRVGVGYMYSACGQCEYCISGKEILCVSRVVTSLVKPGTFAEYTIGHEDYVLPIPKELDIVSGAPILCGGVTSYKALKQAELKVGDYVAIIGIGGLGHFAISYAKAMGLNIVAIDIDDKKLESAKYEGAHYIYNANDLSFVQEVKELTNGGVHAVINTSVSTSSASLAMYILRRAGRQVLVGVPPKDENGKIEFPLSILGTISGEQHVLGSVVGTRQDTKEALILGTKGIVSKIGRIISLDEVKDVFEQLAKGELIGRAVIDFRSYK